In one window of Streptomyces sp. NBC_01224 DNA:
- a CDS encoding dihydrofolate reductase family protein: protein MRKLIYGMNLTLDGYIAAAGDDIGWSGPPSDELFQWWLDHEQACGLSLYGRKLWETMSSYWPTGDQQPNATPAEIEFARNWRDTPKVVFSSTMHKVGWNTRLVTGDAIAEITRLKAEDGGPMNIGGATLAGAAMRAGLIDEYAIAAHPVLVGSGTPFFTALDSWVNLNLVETRTFPGGVVLTRYETRR, encoded by the coding sequence ATGCGGAAACTGATCTACGGCATGAACCTGACCCTGGACGGCTACATCGCCGCGGCCGGCGACGACATCGGCTGGAGCGGACCGCCGAGCGACGAGCTGTTCCAATGGTGGCTCGACCACGAGCAGGCGTGCGGCCTGTCGCTGTATGGGCGCAAGCTGTGGGAGACGATGAGCTCCTACTGGCCGACCGGCGACCAGCAGCCCAACGCCACCCCGGCGGAGATCGAGTTCGCGCGGAACTGGCGGGACACGCCGAAGGTGGTGTTCTCCTCGACGATGCACAAGGTCGGCTGGAACACCCGCCTGGTCACCGGCGACGCGATCGCCGAGATCACCCGGCTCAAGGCCGAGGACGGCGGCCCAATGAACATCGGCGGCGCAACGCTCGCCGGGGCGGCCATGCGCGCCGGGCTGATCGACGAGTACGCGATCGCCGCCCATCCGGTCCTGGTGGGCAGCGGCACGCCGTTCTTCACCGCGCTGGACAGCTGGGTGAACCTGAACCTGGTGGAGACGCGGACGTTTCCCGGCGGCGTGGTCCTGACCAGGTACGAGACGAGGCGCTGA
- a CDS encoding GFA family protein has translation MCSCPHCARLSGGPLMGWVGFYRSAFAWTGSGTPGSFRSWPTMERWFCPVCGTPLGAVAHGEDYLGICLSALNNCVEITPIGHSFRDKTPAWLPSVPSTQPAS, from the coding sequence TTGTGTTCCTGCCCCCACTGCGCCCGCCTGTCTGGCGGCCCGCTCATGGGCTGGGTCGGTTTCTACCGAAGTGCCTTCGCCTGGACCGGGTCCGGCACACCCGGTTCATTTCGGTCCTGGCCCACGATGGAGCGATGGTTCTGTCCCGTGTGCGGTACGCCCCTGGGGGCGGTGGCCCACGGGGAGGACTACCTCGGCATCTGCCTCTCGGCCCTGAACAACTGTGTCGAGATCACCCCCATCGGTCACAGCTTCCGCGACAAAACCCCCGCTTGGCTTCCGTCCGTCCCCTCTACCCAGCCGGCGTCCTGA